The following are encoded in a window of Rissa tridactyla isolate bRisTri1 chromosome 3, bRisTri1.patW.cur.20221130, whole genome shotgun sequence genomic DNA:
- the LYRM2 gene encoding LYR motif-containing protein 2, producing MAASRLPPGALSLKQFLRRQQVLQLYRKILRAIREVPAEADRRYLKDWAREEFRRNKDATEEDAIRMMITQGNMQLQELQRTLRLAKS from the exons ATGGCCGCcagccgcctcccgcccggcgcccTCAGCCTGAAGCAG ttCCTGAGGCGGCAGCAGGTCCTTCAGCTCTACAGGAAGATCCTGCGCGCCATTCGCGAGGTCCCCGCCGAAGCAGACCGCCGCTATTTAAAGGACTGGGCCAGGGAGGAGTTCAGGAGAAATAAAGACGCTACAGAAGAG GATGCAATCAGGATGATGATTACGCAAGGCAACATGCAACTTCAGGAACTTCAAAGAACACTTAGACTGGCAAAATCCTGA